One window of Aerococcus tenax genomic DNA carries:
- a CDS encoding V-type ATP synthase subunit A, with protein MKSGKIIEVSGPLVKAKDMDDAAVQEVCRVGNLNLIGEIIEMHQDVAYIQVYEETSGIKPGEPVHPTGSPLSVELGPGLLTKMFDGIQRPLDEFMQVTESNYLVRGSEVDSLDHQAVWTFQATKSVGDEVVSGDVVGTVQEGSVIEHRILVPNGVSGTIESIESGDYTLDDDVYSIRLKDSDQVKSFGMSQRWPVRVGRPFKQKFLPHEIMTTGQRVIDTFFPITKGGAAAIPGPFGAGKTVLQHQIAKYADADIVVYVGCGERGNEMTEVIDEFPKLIDPKTGESIMERTVLIANTSNMPVAAREASIYTGITIAEYFRDMGYSVAIMADSTSRWAEALREMSGRLEEMPGDEGYPAYLGSRLAEYYERAGMVETLGSEERRGAVTAVGAVSPPGGDTSEPVTQNTMRVIKVYWGLDANLSQQRHFPAVNWLDSYSLYQKEVTEGISKELDVDWTGMVTKSMAILQEEDSLQEIVRLVGVDALSQEDRLTLVIARMLREDYLQQNSYDEVDTKTSSEKQFKMLRNILAFNSEARKAMELGAYYDEIVEGTSTIREQIARMKYVPEAEISKLDDLNNSIKPTMQEVVQKGGVK; from the coding sequence TTGAAATCAGGAAAAATTATTGAAGTTTCTGGTCCTTTAGTAAAAGCCAAAGATATGGACGATGCAGCTGTTCAAGAAGTTTGCCGGGTAGGGAATTTAAACCTCATCGGTGAAATTATTGAAATGCATCAAGACGTGGCTTATATTCAGGTTTATGAAGAAACCTCAGGAATTAAACCAGGCGAACCCGTTCACCCAACGGGATCTCCACTCTCTGTAGAGTTGGGGCCTGGATTATTAACCAAAATGTTTGATGGGATCCAACGTCCCTTAGATGAATTTATGCAAGTCACTGAGTCGAATTACCTGGTTAGAGGATCAGAAGTCGACTCCCTTGACCACCAAGCAGTGTGGACTTTCCAAGCCACTAAATCAGTAGGTGATGAGGTAGTCAGTGGTGATGTTGTAGGTACCGTTCAAGAAGGATCAGTGATTGAACACCGCATCCTCGTTCCTAACGGGGTGAGTGGGACTATTGAAAGCATTGAATCAGGCGACTATACCCTCGATGATGATGTCTATTCGATTCGCTTAAAAGACAGTGACCAAGTAAAATCCTTCGGTATGTCTCAACGTTGGCCTGTGCGTGTTGGGAGACCCTTTAAGCAAAAATTCTTACCTCATGAAATTATGACGACAGGGCAACGGGTCATTGATACCTTCTTCCCAATTACAAAGGGCGGGGCAGCAGCCATCCCTGGACCTTTCGGTGCTGGGAAAACCGTCTTGCAACACCAAATTGCCAAGTATGCTGACGCTGACATTGTGGTCTACGTTGGTTGTGGGGAACGTGGTAACGAGATGACCGAAGTTATTGACGAATTTCCTAAATTGATTGACCCCAAAACGGGTGAATCGATCATGGAACGGACGGTCTTGATTGCGAATACCTCTAACATGCCAGTGGCAGCCCGGGAAGCCTCGATCTATACAGGGATAACCATCGCTGAATATTTCCGTGATATGGGATATTCTGTCGCTATCATGGCTGACTCGACTTCTCGTTGGGCTGAAGCCTTGCGGGAAATGTCAGGTCGTTTGGAAGAAATGCCAGGGGACGAAGGTTATCCAGCTTATTTGGGTAGTCGTTTGGCTGAATATTATGAACGTGCCGGAATGGTTGAGACTCTAGGCTCTGAAGAACGCCGTGGGGCAGTTACCGCAGTGGGTGCGGTTTCACCTCCAGGGGGAGATACCTCAGAACCAGTTACCCAAAATACCATGCGGGTGATTAAGGTTTATTGGGGCTTGGATGCTAACCTCTCCCAACAAAGACACTTCCCAGCGGTTAACTGGCTGGATTCTTATTCTCTCTATCAAAAAGAAGTGACTGAGGGAATTTCAAAAGAACTCGATGTGGATTGGACGGGTATGGTCACTAAGTCTATGGCGATTCTACAAGAAGAGGATAGCCTCCAAGAAATTGTCCGCTTAGTTGGTGTGGATGCCCTGTCTCAAGAAGACCGTCTGACTCTGGTTATTGCTCGTATGTTGAGAGAAGATTATTTACAACAAAACTCTTATGATGAAGTCGACACCAAGACTTCTTCAGAAAAGCAGTTTAAGATGTTAAGAAATATTCTAGCTTTCAACAGTGAAGCGCGTAAAGCCATGGAATTAGGGGCTTATTATGATGAGATTGTGGAAGGAACTTCAACCATTCGTGAGCAAATCGCCCGGATGAAATATGTTCCAGAAGCTGAAATTTCCAAGTTGGATGACTTGAACAATTCAATCAAACCGACTATGCAGGAAGTTGTTCAAAAAGGAGGCGTGAAATAG
- a CDS encoding V-type ATP synthase subunit D, with amino-acid sequence MANALNVKPTRMELQKLQGNLSIATRGHKLLKDKQDELMRQFIDLIRKNNELRQEVEADLSLALENFVLASALVNEAYIDELVAIPSQSVELEIRHENIMSVDVPKMNFHYSDEYQEGKDRNTYSFLNTASELDDAIATLNQVMPKLLELSEIEKTCQLMADDIESTRRRVNALEYRVIPDTKETIAYIQSKLEENERSTKTRMIKIKDMNG; translated from the coding sequence ATGGCAAATGCTTTAAATGTTAAGCCTACTCGGATGGAATTGCAAAAACTCCAAGGCAATCTTTCCATAGCAACTCGCGGCCATAAATTGTTAAAAGATAAGCAAGATGAGCTAATGCGTCAGTTTATTGACCTCATTCGAAAAAATAATGAGCTTCGTCAAGAGGTTGAAGCGGACCTATCCTTAGCCCTGGAAAATTTCGTGCTTGCATCTGCCCTGGTTAACGAGGCTTACATTGATGAATTAGTGGCCATACCTAGTCAGAGTGTGGAACTTGAAATTCGTCATGAAAATATTATGAGTGTCGATGTTCCTAAGATGAATTTTCACTATTCAGATGAATACCAAGAAGGTAAGGACCGTAACACTTATAGTTTCTTAAATACTGCTAGTGAGTTAGATGACGCGATTGCAACCTTAAATCAAGTCATGCCTAAGTTATTAGAACTCAGTGAAATTGAAAAGACCTGTCAGTTAATGGCTGATGATATTGAATCAACCAGACGACGGGTGAATGCCTTGGAATATCGGGTTATTCCTGATACCAAGGAAACGATCGCTTATATTCAAAGTAAATTAGAAGAGAATGAGCGGTCGACTAAGACCCGGATGATCAAAATTAAAGACATGAACGGGTAA
- a CDS encoding ABC transporter permease subunit (The N-terminal region of this protein, as described by TIGR01726, is a three transmembrane segment that identifies a subfamily of ABC transporter permease subunits, which specificities that include histidine, arginine, glutamine, glutamate, L-cystine (sic), the opines (in Agrobacterium) octopine and nopaline, etc.) has protein sequence MSKRFGAALSFLLLTLSLLVGLASPLRVDAAENQPRIEVDQEALNQGLETPGVLRVGMEANYAPYNWSQTTDANGAIEISNASGEYANGYDVQIAKQIADSLGLKLEIVKMEWDGLPPALQSAKIDAIVAGMSPTPEREKQIDFTDEYYGSDMVVVTLKDGPYANAQSINDFNGAKVTAQLNTFHVDLLDQMQGIDKQTPMDSFPTMISSLLSNKIDAYISDRPGALSAVAANPDLKIVSFEEGKGFDTGDIANWSSVGLRKDSPLMEPINQALATIPDKDRENLMQEMVDLNNRGEDIGFWGEVASIWSTYKGQLLKGAATTMYIALISTLVGFLIGLLIAIYRSMPIAESSGIVSILYKVVEFLITAYIEVFRGTPMMVQAMMIFYGSKLFLGIDMSSMFAALLIVSVNTGAYLAEVIRGGIIGVDDGQSEAAKAIGMNHFQTMTYVVLPQAIRSILPALGNEFVINIKDTSVLNVIAVTELFFVSKSAAGTTYLTFQTFFITAIIYFVLTFTTTRLLRLVERKMSGSDTYTVYQSSTSEVNIHEK, from the coding sequence ATGTCAAAGAGATTTGGAGCAGCGCTTTCTTTTCTCTTGTTAACCTTATCCCTTTTGGTTGGTTTAGCTAGTCCACTAAGGGTAGATGCTGCTGAAAATCAGCCAAGGATTGAGGTTGATCAAGAAGCTCTTAATCAGGGATTAGAGACACCTGGTGTATTAAGAGTAGGGATGGAAGCAAATTATGCTCCCTATAATTGGAGTCAAACGACAGACGCCAATGGCGCCATCGAAATTTCTAATGCTAGCGGGGAATATGCTAATGGTTACGATGTGCAAATAGCCAAGCAAATTGCTGATTCTCTAGGGTTAAAGCTGGAAATCGTAAAGATGGAATGGGATGGTTTGCCACCTGCCTTACAATCAGCAAAAATTGATGCCATTGTAGCGGGGATGTCACCGACACCTGAACGGGAAAAACAAATCGATTTTACCGATGAATATTATGGCTCAGACATGGTTGTAGTGACCCTTAAGGACGGTCCTTATGCCAATGCCCAATCCATTAATGACTTTAATGGGGCCAAGGTAACTGCACAATTAAATACCTTCCACGTTGATTTACTCGATCAAATGCAAGGGATTGACAAACAAACCCCAATGGATTCTTTCCCAACTATGATCTCTTCCTTGCTAAGTAATAAGATTGATGCCTATATTTCCGACCGGCCTGGGGCCCTCTCAGCTGTTGCTGCTAATCCAGATTTAAAGATTGTTTCCTTTGAAGAAGGGAAAGGCTTTGATACGGGGGATATTGCTAACTGGTCATCAGTTGGGCTCCGCAAAGATTCGCCTTTAATGGAACCGATTAACCAAGCCTTAGCGACCATTCCAGATAAAGATCGGGAAAATCTGATGCAAGAAATGGTTGACTTAAATAATCGCGGCGAAGATATTGGCTTTTGGGGTGAAGTGGCCAGCATCTGGTCCACATACAAGGGCCAATTGCTTAAAGGTGCTGCAACGACCATGTATATTGCCTTAATATCTACCCTTGTTGGTTTTTTAATTGGTTTATTGATTGCGATTTATCGGTCGATGCCAATTGCCGAAAGTAGCGGTATTGTATCTATTTTATACAAAGTTGTTGAATTCTTGATTACGGCTTATATTGAAGTCTTCCGGGGGACCCCAATGATGGTCCAAGCCATGATGATTTTCTATGGGTCGAAATTATTCCTAGGGATTGATATGAGTTCCATGTTCGCTGCCTTACTCATTGTTTCAGTGAATACCGGTGCCTATCTCGCTGAAGTTATCCGGGGTGGGATTATTGGTGTCGATGACGGCCAGTCAGAAGCTGCTAAAGCAATTGGTATGAATCATTTCCAAACCATGACCTATGTGGTTTTACCCCAAGCTATCCGTAGTATATTACCTGCTTTGGGTAATGAGTTTGTGATTAATATCAAGGACACCTCAGTCTTAAACGTCATTGCTGTAACTGAACTATTCTTTGTGTCCAAATCGGCAGCAGGGACTACCTATCTCACCTTCCAAACCTTCTTCATCACAGCGATTATTTACTTTGTACTAACCTTTACCACTACCCGGTTACTACGCTTGGTGGAAAGGAAGATGTCGGGAAGCGATACTTATACTGTTTATCAATCATCGACTAGTGAGGTGAATATTCATGAAAAATGA
- a CDS encoding amino acid ABC transporter ATP-binding protein: MKNEILTISHLEKKFGDNMVLKDIDFAVSPGDVISIIGSSGSGKSTLLRCMNLLEQPTSGDIIYHGQSILANNFDKNKYRAKVGMVFQQFNLFKNMNVLENCVIGQEKILKRNKKEAEKTALKNLEKVGMAPYRDARPDQLSGGQQQRVAIARALSMDPEILLFDEPTSALDPEMVGEVLGTMTELAKEGLTMIVVTHEMAFARDVSSRICFMDQGVIVEDGEPDQVINHPQHERTKAFLSRYLAEK; this comes from the coding sequence ATGAAAAATGAGATTTTAACAATTTCTCACTTAGAGAAGAAGTTTGGCGATAATATGGTTTTAAAGGATATTGACTTTGCGGTTAGCCCTGGCGATGTGATCTCTATTATTGGTTCATCAGGATCAGGGAAGTCAACCTTATTACGTTGTATGAATTTGCTGGAACAACCCACTTCTGGTGATATTATTTACCATGGTCAGTCTATCCTAGCTAATAACTTTGATAAGAATAAATATCGGGCCAAGGTGGGTATGGTTTTCCAACAGTTCAACCTATTTAAGAATATGAATGTGCTGGAAAACTGTGTTATCGGCCAAGAAAAAATTCTGAAAAGAAATAAAAAAGAAGCTGAGAAAACCGCTTTGAAAAACCTAGAAAAAGTGGGTATGGCCCCTTACCGTGATGCCCGTCCTGATCAACTATCAGGTGGGCAACAACAACGGGTCGCTATTGCCCGGGCCCTATCCATGGATCCGGAAATCTTACTCTTTGATGAACCGACCTCGGCTCTGGACCCGGAGATGGTCGGTGAGGTGCTAGGAACTATGACTGAACTCGCTAAAGAAGGTCTAACTATGATTGTGGTGACTCATGAAATGGCCTTTGCTCGTGATGTTTCTTCGCGGATTTGCTTTATGGACCAAGGGGTCATTGTTGAAGACGGCGAACCTGACCAAGTGATTAACCACCCTCAACATGAACGGACCAAGGCCTTCTTGTCACGCTATTTAGCAGAAAAATAA
- a CDS encoding peptide chain release factor 3 encodes MNRAEEVKKRRTFAIISHPDAGKTTITEQLLLYSGAIRQAGTVKGKKSGHFAKSDWMKIEQQRGISVTSSVMQVDYDGYQINIVDTPGHEDFSEDTYRTLMAVDAAVMVVDSGKGIEAQTKRLFEVASHRGIPIFTFMNKLDRDGREPMELISELEEVLGIDAYAMNWPMGMGKTYQGNYDLFNNRLELTHPEANDGNDFLPLNEDGELEGDYEVKKSPWYEEAVENAQLLNEAGNPFDSEAIQAGKLTPVFFGSALTGFGVQTFLDAFVDFAPAPQAVETVEEDLVDPLDEQLTGFIFKIQANMDPRHRDRIAFVRICSGEFHEGMDVTVARTDKKLKLNNTTRFMADTREHASLAVAGDIIGLYDTGNFQIGDSIYSGKHKVNFKPLPQFTPELFMKVSPKNVMKQKSFHKGIKQLVEEGAIQLYKTWHTEEYILGAVGQLQFEVFQYRLLNEYNSEVEMTPLGNKIARWISEDQLDPSMSSSRNLLCKDRFDQPVFLFENQFAENWFQQKYPDVELESLL; translated from the coding sequence ATGAATAGAGCAGAAGAAGTAAAAAAAAGAAGGACCTTTGCCATTATTTCCCACCCCGATGCCGGGAAAACGACTATTACTGAACAATTACTCCTATATTCAGGAGCTATTCGCCAGGCAGGGACGGTTAAGGGCAAAAAAAGTGGCCACTTTGCCAAGTCCGACTGGATGAAGATTGAACAACAGCGTGGGATCTCAGTGACCAGTTCGGTGATGCAGGTGGACTATGACGGCTACCAAATTAATATTGTGGATACGCCGGGCCACGAGGACTTTTCCGAGGATACCTATCGAACTCTTATGGCCGTGGATGCTGCGGTCATGGTGGTTGACTCAGGTAAGGGGATTGAGGCCCAAACCAAGAGATTGTTTGAAGTGGCTAGCCACCGGGGCATTCCAATTTTCACCTTTATGAATAAATTAGACCGTGATGGCCGTGAACCTATGGAACTGATTAGTGAACTAGAGGAAGTCCTAGGTATCGATGCCTATGCGATGAACTGGCCCATGGGCATGGGAAAGACCTACCAAGGCAACTACGATCTCTTTAATAATCGCTTAGAATTGACTCACCCAGAAGCTAATGACGGAAATGATTTCTTACCTTTAAATGAAGATGGTGAACTTGAAGGGGATTATGAAGTGAAAAAATCGCCTTGGTATGAGGAGGCCGTGGAGAATGCTCAACTCTTAAATGAGGCCGGAAATCCTTTCGACTCGGAGGCCATCCAAGCAGGGAAGTTAACGCCAGTTTTCTTTGGGTCTGCCTTAACGGGTTTTGGCGTTCAAACCTTCTTAGATGCCTTTGTCGATTTTGCTCCCGCGCCTCAAGCGGTTGAAACAGTGGAAGAGGACTTAGTTGACCCTCTTGATGAACAATTAACCGGATTTATCTTCAAGATTCAAGCTAACATGGATCCCCGACACCGTGACCGGATTGCCTTTGTTCGGATTTGCTCGGGCGAGTTTCATGAAGGCATGGATGTCACTGTAGCTCGAACGGATAAGAAGTTAAAGCTGAATAATACCACGCGCTTTATGGCAGATACTCGTGAACATGCTAGTTTAGCAGTGGCAGGGGATATTATTGGCCTTTATGATACCGGAAACTTTCAAATTGGAGACTCCATCTATTCAGGCAAGCACAAGGTAAACTTTAAACCCCTCCCACAATTTACGCCAGAATTATTTATGAAGGTGAGTCCTAAGAATGTTATGAAGCAAAAATCCTTCCATAAGGGGATTAAACAACTCGTTGAAGAAGGGGCTATCCAACTTTATAAAACTTGGCACACCGAAGAGTATATCTTAGGGGCAGTCGGACAACTCCAGTTCGAAGTCTTCCAATACCGCTTATTAAATGAATACAATTCGGAAGTGGAAATGACACCCCTGGGCAATAAAATTGCCCGTTGGATTTCCGAAGATCAACTGGATCCTTCCATGTCATCGAGTCGTAACTTGCTCTGCAAAGACCGCTTCGACCAACCTGTCTTTCTTTTTGAAAATCAATTTGCTGAAAATTGGTTCCAACAAAAATATCCTGATGTGGAATTGGAATCCTTGCTATAG
- the guaB gene encoding IMP dehydrogenase gives MNQWENKFVKEGLTFDDVLLIPQASDIVPDQVNVSVQLADNIRLNVPILSASMDTVTESEMAIALARSGGMGVIHKNMTIDDQAGEVRKVKRSESGVITNPFYLYPDSTVREAEELMSLYHISGVPIVESQSSHKLVGIITNRDKRFVTDSSRKIADYMTKDNLVTAPVGTSLEAAEEILQSYRIEKLPLVDEAGNLSGLITFKDLANVRNYPDAAKDDSGRLLCAAAVGVTSDTFRRVQALAEAEVDAIVIDTAHGHSQGVLNKIKEVRQSYPHLTIIAGNVATAEGTRALFEAGVDVVKVGIGPGSICTTRVVAGVGMPQLTAIYDAAQVANEFGKTIIADGGIKYSGDIVKALAAGGHAVMLGSMLAGTDEAPGEMEIYQGRRFKTYRGMGSMAAMKKGSADRYFQGEVNEANKLVPEGIEGRVSYKGPVSAIVYQMVGGLRSGMGYCGAHNVEDLRQNGQFVRISSAGLVESHPHDVQITKEAPNYSRG, from the coding sequence ATGAATCAATGGGAAAATAAATTTGTTAAAGAAGGACTAACATTTGATGATGTATTATTGATACCCCAAGCGAGCGATATTGTTCCTGACCAGGTCAATGTCAGTGTTCAATTAGCTGATAATATACGCTTAAACGTTCCGATACTCTCGGCAAGTATGGATACTGTGACTGAGTCAGAAATGGCCATCGCCCTGGCACGTTCAGGCGGTATGGGTGTCATCCATAAAAATATGACCATTGATGACCAGGCGGGGGAAGTCAGAAAGGTTAAACGCTCAGAAAGTGGTGTGATTACTAATCCTTTTTATCTTTATCCTGATAGTACCGTTAGAGAAGCTGAAGAATTAATGAGCCTTTACCACATTTCTGGTGTTCCTATTGTGGAAAGTCAAAGCTCCCATAAGTTAGTGGGGATTATTACTAACCGTGATAAACGGTTTGTTACTGATAGCTCGCGAAAAATTGCTGACTATATGACTAAGGATAATTTAGTCACCGCGCCTGTCGGGACCAGTTTAGAAGCGGCTGAAGAAATTTTACAAAGTTACCGGATTGAAAAGCTTCCCCTAGTCGATGAAGCGGGAAATCTGTCCGGTTTGATTACTTTTAAGGATTTAGCTAATGTAAGAAATTATCCCGATGCGGCTAAGGATGACAGTGGCCGTTTATTGTGCGCTGCGGCTGTGGGAGTGACTTCTGATACCTTCCGTCGGGTTCAAGCTTTAGCTGAAGCAGAGGTCGATGCTATTGTGATTGATACGGCTCATGGTCATTCTCAAGGCGTCTTGAATAAGATCAAAGAAGTCCGTCAATCCTATCCTCATCTCACTATTATTGCTGGTAATGTAGCCACTGCTGAAGGAACGAGAGCGCTTTTTGAAGCAGGCGTGGACGTGGTTAAGGTAGGGATTGGACCTGGTTCCATTTGTACTACCCGGGTGGTCGCTGGGGTAGGGATGCCCCAATTAACCGCCATTTACGATGCGGCTCAAGTAGCTAATGAATTTGGTAAAACCATTATTGCCGATGGGGGCATCAAGTATTCTGGAGACATCGTGAAAGCCCTGGCAGCTGGTGGTCACGCAGTCATGCTAGGATCTATGCTAGCGGGTACTGATGAAGCTCCGGGTGAAATGGAAATTTACCAAGGCAGACGCTTCAAGACTTACCGCGGCATGGGGAGTATGGCTGCCATGAAAAAAGGGTCGGCCGACCGTTACTTCCAAGGTGAAGTGAATGAAGCCAATAAATTGGTGCCCGAAGGTATCGAAGGCCGAGTTTCCTATAAAGGGCCTGTTAGTGCTATCGTTTATCAAATGGTGGGCGGCTTACGGTCAGGTATGGGCTATTGCGGTGCTCACAATGTGGAAGACTTACGTCAAAATGGTCAATTTGTCCGCATCAGTTCGGCTGGCCTAGTGGAATCCCATCCCCATGATGTTCAAATCACTAAGGAAGCTCCTAATTATTCACGCGGCTAA
- a CDS encoding ATP-dependent Clp protease ATP-binding subunit, whose protein sequence is MKCQRCNQREAAIHMYANINGQRQAINLCQPCYAEIIRNQSQTGKSNNDNNSWGNLYELLRQMQDKGPHNANGQEPPHHPNDGKGNSLLANYGTNMTELARQGKYDPVIGRDQEINRVIEILNRRTKNNPVLIGEAGVGKTAVVEGLAQKIVAKEVPEKLQNKEVISLDVASLVQGTGVRGQFEEKMQALIKEVSSNQSIILFIDEIHEIVGAGTADNSSMDAGNILKPALARGEMQLVGATTLNEFRRIEKDGALARRLQPVQVDEPSVEEAITIIKGLADQYQKFHHVHFTDQALEATVTLSNRYIQDRQLPDKAIDLLDEAGSKKNLTIPFLDKEALEDQIQELEKLKEMATDAEDYEKAAYYRDQLKKYKDMAANNEAVVEQVPTITVEDIEELVESKTGIPVGQLQDQEQSNLLQLEDELKETIIGQDPAVEKVSAAIRRNRVGFHPGNKPIASFLFVGPTGVGKTELARQLAKQLFGSEEAMIRFDMSEYMEKHSVSKMIGSPPGYVGYDEAGQLTEQVRRQPYSLILLDEVEKAHPDVLNLFLQIMEDGRLTDAQGRTVSFKDTLIIMTSNAGTGNVEASVGFAASQQGKNQSVLDQLDNYFKPEFMNRFDGIIEFQPLTKEELIQIVDHMLTNMNKLLKGQKISIAIDDQVKEAIVELGYDPKLGARPLRRVIQEQIENQVADLYLKDPSVSYVHFTVDDSGNIVVNESENSQALEETEVD, encoded by the coding sequence TTGAAATGCCAACGTTGTAACCAACGCGAAGCTGCCATTCATATGTATGCGAATATTAATGGACAAAGGCAGGCCATTAACCTTTGCCAACCTTGTTATGCAGAGATAATTCGCAACCAATCTCAAACTGGAAAAAGCAATAATGACAATAATTCATGGGGAAACCTCTATGAGCTACTCAGACAAATGCAAGATAAAGGCCCCCATAATGCTAACGGCCAAGAGCCTCCACACCATCCTAATGATGGCAAAGGAAATAGCTTGTTGGCTAATTATGGAACCAACATGACTGAATTGGCTCGCCAAGGCAAGTACGACCCGGTAATTGGCCGTGACCAAGAAATAAATCGGGTAATCGAAATTCTCAACCGTCGAACCAAAAATAATCCTGTCCTCATCGGAGAAGCTGGTGTAGGTAAGACGGCAGTTGTGGAAGGTTTAGCCCAAAAAATAGTGGCTAAAGAAGTTCCTGAAAAGCTACAAAACAAGGAAGTTATTAGTTTAGATGTGGCCTCCTTAGTCCAAGGTACTGGCGTTCGGGGCCAATTTGAAGAAAAAATGCAAGCCCTGATTAAAGAAGTCAGCTCCAATCAATCAATCATTCTATTTATTGACGAAATCCATGAAATTGTGGGGGCAGGAACAGCCGATAATTCATCAATGGATGCTGGCAACATCTTAAAACCTGCCCTGGCCCGGGGCGAAATGCAATTAGTCGGAGCAACAACCCTAAATGAATTCCGTCGTATCGAAAAAGATGGCGCACTGGCTCGCCGTTTACAACCGGTTCAAGTGGATGAGCCTTCGGTGGAAGAAGCCATCACTATTATCAAGGGTTTAGCCGACCAATACCAAAAATTTCACCATGTTCACTTTACTGACCAAGCCTTAGAAGCAACGGTTACCCTGTCTAATCGTTATATCCAAGACCGGCAATTACCTGATAAGGCCATCGATCTGCTTGATGAAGCGGGCTCCAAGAAAAACTTAACCATTCCCTTCTTGGATAAGGAGGCCTTAGAAGATCAGATTCAAGAATTAGAAAAATTAAAGGAAATGGCTACCGATGCTGAAGACTATGAGAAGGCGGCCTATTACCGCGACCAATTAAAGAAATATAAGGATATGGCCGCTAATAATGAAGCTGTTGTTGAACAAGTCCCAACGATCACCGTCGAAGACATCGAAGAATTAGTGGAATCTAAAACTGGTATCCCCGTTGGCCAGTTACAAGACCAAGAACAAAGCAATTTATTGCAACTTGAGGATGAACTCAAGGAGACAATTATCGGCCAAGATCCTGCTGTCGAAAAAGTATCAGCAGCAATCCGCCGTAACCGTGTGGGCTTCCACCCAGGTAATAAACCCATTGCTTCCTTCCTATTTGTGGGACCAACGGGTGTCGGCAAGACAGAATTAGCCCGTCAGCTTGCTAAGCAACTCTTTGGTAGTGAAGAAGCAATGATCCGCTTTGACATGTCTGAATACATGGAAAAACACAGTGTTTCTAAGATGATCGGTTCACCACCCGGCTATGTCGGCTATGACGAAGCTGGCCAATTAACTGAACAAGTCAGACGGCAACCTTATTCTCTCATTCTCTTAGATGAAGTAGAAAAGGCCCACCCTGATGTCCTCAACCTCTTCCTACAAATCATGGAAGACGGTCGACTTACCGATGCACAAGGTCGAACGGTTTCCTTTAAAGATACCCTTATCATCATGACTTCCAATGCCGGAACGGGTAACGTTGAAGCTAGCGTCGGTTTTGCCGCTAGTCAACAAGGAAAAAACCAATCTGTCTTGGACCAATTGGATAATTACTTTAAACCTGAATTCATGAACCGCTTTGACGGCATCATCGAATTTCAACCGCTGACCAAGGAAGAATTAATTCAAATTGTCGACCACATGCTCACCAACATGAACAAATTACTCAAGGGACAAAAAATCAGCATTGCCATTGACGACCAAGTGAAAGAAGCTATTGTTGAACTAGGCTATGACCCCAAACTGGGTGCCCGCCCATTAAGACGGGTCATCCAAGAACAAATTGAAAACCAAGTCGCGGACCTATACTTAAAAGATCCAAGTGTTTCCTATGTCCACTTTACCGTGGATGATTCTGGCAACATTGTTGTTAATGAGAGTGAAAACAGCCAGGCTCTTGAAGAAACAGAAGTTGATTAA
- a CDS encoding phosphocarrier protein HPr: MKTQDFNITAETGIHARPATLLVQTASKFKSDINLEYKGKSVNLKSIMGVMSLGVGQGADVTISVEGEDEEEAMAAIQETMKSEGLSE; the protein is encoded by the coding sequence ATGAAAACTCAAGACTTTAATATTACTGCAGAAACTGGTATCCATGCTCGTCCAGCAACCTTACTTGTGCAAACTGCAAGCAAATTTAAATCTGATATTAACTTAGAATATAAAGGTAAATCTGTTAACTTGAAATCCATCATGGGTGTAATGTCCTTAGGAGTAGGCCAAGGTGCAGATGTAACCATCTCTGTTGAAGGTGAAGATGAAGAAGAAGCAATGGCAGCTATCCAAGAAACCATGAAAAGTGAAGGGTTGTCAGAATAA